In Bacillus toyonensis BCT-7112, a single window of DNA contains:
- a CDS encoding class I SAM-dependent methyltransferase: protein MSILQQLIQQAKNPRGTIGSSMLCIMNAAHTKLTKWALQKVHIKTEAVILDIGCGGGKTIHTLSKRTTFGKIYGIDYSDQAVENSKKANMKDVKTGKVIIHQANVSSIPYNTNFFDLITAFQTHYFWPDVEHDIKEVLRVLQPNGSFLLVAETFKIQYHMKKFKTTEELINLFYKTGFKSVKCYEERGCICVIGNK from the coding sequence TTGAGCATTTTACAACAATTAATTCAGCAAGCAAAAAATCCTCGTGGAACAATTGGTTCTTCCATGCTTTGTATTATGAACGCTGCACATACGAAATTAACAAAGTGGGCGTTGCAAAAAGTGCATATAAAGACAGAGGCAGTTATATTAGATATCGGCTGTGGCGGAGGCAAAACAATACACACTCTTTCAAAAAGAACTACATTTGGGAAAATATACGGGATTGATTACTCCGATCAAGCTGTTGAAAACTCAAAAAAAGCAAATATGAAAGATGTAAAAACAGGGAAAGTAATCATTCATCAAGCTAACGTCTCCTCTATTCCTTACAATACGAACTTCTTCGATCTCATTACCGCCTTTCAAACTCATTATTTTTGGCCCGATGTTGAACACGATATAAAAGAAGTGCTTCGCGTCTTACAACCGAACGGATCCTTTTTATTAGTGGCTGAAACTTTCAAAATTCAATATCATATGAAGAAATTTAAAACGACGGAAGAATTAATAAACCTTTTTTATAAGACGGGATTTAAAAGTGTGAAATGTTATGAAGAAAGAGGTTGTATTTGTGTAATCGGAAATAAGTAA
- a CDS encoding SagB family peptide dehydrogenase, translating to MQLDTFLHHLHFTIDEIMPNHKVDWEDAPLPYKLYRNVPVIPLSSEIPISLPNSSTTPTLDEIGPYLLYSFGITQLCQLNSERNLFRRSIPSGGALYPNELYIYLKLDHYPDGIYHYDAAYHRLILLREGNFDSYLTDALGNRCNIHSCFGAAFVSTMFWKNFFKYNNFSYRLQGLDSGVLIGQLLECAKQFGYTNGIYFQFLDRAINHLLGLTEGEESVYAVIPLSTEPNIDWFHDDYRKNKTVTSHDLLQQIPPLAHEHFVRSKHVEGYPMITKINEASMIESTEHFQTLAHEEYYQHHAHTVQLPKVERLSYDFLQLCKERYSPNDDFTLTKWDAAELATLLQETSLSFPYYNDLDGKYINENARVSLYGCFYNVKTIENGAYAYNIKTHSIHPIRYGDLRYPLQSSMTMDNVNLFQVPLCLHVVGKKDYYTRALGYRGYRIHQMEAGILVHKLVFAATAMGMGGHPLLSFDTNSCDQLYGIDGGNETSLIQIPVGAYRARNWLKGSLHN from the coding sequence ATGCAGCTAGATACTTTTTTACATCATCTCCATTTCACTATTGATGAAATTATGCCGAATCATAAGGTGGACTGGGAAGACGCACCGCTTCCTTATAAGTTATATCGAAATGTACCTGTCATCCCTCTCTCTTCAGAAATCCCAATATCTTTGCCGAACTCTTCTACTACACCTACTTTGGATGAGATTGGTCCTTACCTTTTGTATTCATTTGGTATAACCCAATTATGTCAGCTCAATAGCGAAAGAAATTTATTCCGGAGGTCTATCCCTTCAGGTGGTGCTTTATATCCGAATGAATTGTATATATATTTAAAATTGGATCATTATCCAGACGGGATTTACCACTATGACGCTGCGTATCACCGACTTATCTTACTTCGCGAAGGAAATTTCGATTCTTATCTTACAGACGCACTCGGCAATCGCTGTAACATACATTCTTGCTTTGGTGCTGCATTTGTATCCACTATGTTTTGGAAAAACTTTTTTAAATACAATAACTTTTCGTATCGTCTGCAAGGATTAGATAGCGGCGTTCTCATCGGTCAATTACTCGAATGTGCGAAACAATTCGGTTACACAAATGGCATATACTTTCAATTTCTAGACCGTGCAATCAATCATTTACTCGGACTGACCGAAGGAGAAGAAAGTGTGTATGCTGTTATTCCTTTAAGTACAGAACCGAATATAGATTGGTTCCACGATGATTATCGTAAAAATAAAACCGTTACTTCTCATGACTTATTGCAGCAAATTCCACCTTTAGCACATGAGCATTTCGTTCGTTCCAAACATGTGGAAGGATATCCGATGATAACAAAAATAAATGAAGCATCTATGATTGAATCGACAGAACACTTCCAAACACTAGCTCATGAAGAGTACTATCAACATCATGCGCACACTGTACAGCTACCGAAAGTAGAGCGTTTATCGTATGATTTCTTACAGCTTTGTAAAGAGCGGTACTCCCCTAACGATGACTTTACTTTAACGAAATGGGATGCAGCTGAGCTCGCTACTTTACTACAAGAAACGAGTCTCTCCTTCCCCTATTACAACGACCTTGATGGCAAGTATATAAATGAAAATGCACGCGTCTCCTTGTATGGATGTTTTTATAACGTAAAAACTATTGAAAACGGGGCTTATGCTTATAACATTAAAACACATTCCATACACCCAATTCGGTATGGAGACCTTCGTTACCCCCTTCAGTCTAGTATGACGATGGATAACGTAAACCTTTTTCAAGTACCACTTTGCTTACATGTAGTTGGAAAGAAGGATTACTACACACGTGCATTAGGCTATAGAGGATATCGCATTCACCAAATGGAAGCTGGTATACTCGTTCATAAACTCGTTTTCGCTGCGACCGCTATGGGGATGGGTGGTCATCCGTTACTAAGTTTTGATACAAATTCTTGTGATCAATTGTACGGGATTGATGGTGGAAATGAAACATCACTTATTCAAATTCCTGTTGGGGCGTATCGAGCGCGGAATTGGTTAAAAGGGTCTTTGCATAATTAA
- a CDS encoding TOMM precursor leader peptide-binding protein — MTQHILLIGDGLLADYVHDQLRKQYSIIRQHTITDELPENINLALVLHDGSPSTIHHDAELVFRSNHIPWLRAFTSFGEGVIGPYIHPLATGCTHCADGRRFIAGFDQQEMWELQRKYALKSEHVTRRDVRATQNGILQMCQLIHAETEKILAHGHSSLENELILLNLQTLQCTRHSFLPDPLCPICSNLPTDTADAAQISLQPSLKTSAETYRCRSIHELNTFLTRDYLDYRVGMLNGKMQHSLLPFADVIINMPLMFGNEGVAGRTHSFALSEATAILEGLERYCGMSPRGKKTNVHGSFHDLEDHALNPLTLGVHTNEHYNRDSFPFKPFNPDYEQNWVWGYSLSQNKPLLVPESIAYYSLGHRDAFVYETSNGCAIGGSLEEAIFHGILEIVERDAFLLTWYAELPLPRLDLSSANDTELQLMIQRLRTITGYELHVFNATMEHGIPSLWVIAKNTRANGMNVVCAGGSHLDPIRAIKSAIHEIAGMLLIADDELEQKREYYEKCLQDPYLVNKMEDHSMLYGLKETEERLHFLLRDDAPVQSFQEMNALQSFDMDLTSDLHQLLNRLHQSGLEVIVVDQTVPLIEQNGLHCVKVMIPGMLPMTFGHHLTRVTGLDRVYTVPMTLGYRAEPLTNEQLNPHPHPFP; from the coding sequence ATGACTCAACATATATTGCTTATAGGAGATGGCCTACTTGCAGACTATGTACATGATCAATTACGCAAACAATATTCCATCATTCGCCAACATACAATTACAGACGAACTCCCTGAAAATATCAACCTCGCTCTCGTATTACATGACGGCTCTCCTTCTACTATTCATCATGATGCTGAGCTTGTTTTTCGTTCCAATCATATTCCGTGGCTACGTGCGTTTACTTCATTTGGTGAAGGTGTTATCGGACCTTATATTCATCCTCTTGCAACGGGATGCACCCATTGTGCCGATGGACGACGCTTTATCGCCGGATTTGATCAACAAGAAATGTGGGAATTACAGCGGAAATATGCATTGAAATCAGAGCACGTAACGAGGCGTGATGTACGCGCCACCCAAAATGGCATTCTGCAAATGTGCCAGCTCATTCATGCTGAAACGGAGAAAATATTAGCTCACGGACATTCTTCTTTAGAAAATGAACTCATTTTACTAAACTTACAAACACTGCAATGTACGCGGCATTCTTTTCTTCCAGATCCTCTCTGTCCTATATGTAGTAATTTACCTACTGATACTGCGGATGCGGCACAGATTTCTTTACAACCGAGCTTAAAAACAAGTGCTGAAACGTATCGCTGTCGTTCTATTCATGAACTAAATACATTTTTAACGAGAGACTATTTAGATTACCGGGTTGGTATGTTGAATGGAAAAATGCAGCATTCTTTATTACCATTCGCTGACGTCATTATAAACATGCCGTTAATGTTTGGGAATGAAGGTGTTGCAGGTCGAACCCATTCATTTGCACTGAGTGAAGCAACTGCTATTTTAGAAGGTTTAGAACGATATTGTGGTATGTCACCTCGAGGAAAAAAGACAAATGTGCATGGTAGTTTTCATGATTTAGAGGATCATGCACTGAATCCCCTCACACTCGGTGTACATACAAATGAACATTATAATCGTGATAGTTTTCCGTTTAAGCCGTTTAATCCTGACTATGAACAAAACTGGGTATGGGGCTATTCTTTATCACAAAACAAGCCACTTTTAGTTCCAGAATCAATCGCTTATTATAGCCTCGGTCATCGGGATGCTTTCGTGTATGAAACATCCAATGGTTGTGCAATTGGTGGTAGTTTAGAAGAAGCAATTTTTCACGGCATTTTAGAAATTGTAGAGCGTGATGCCTTCTTGCTCACTTGGTATGCTGAATTACCTCTTCCCCGCCTTGATCTTAGCTCAGCAAACGATACGGAATTACAATTAATGATTCAGCGGTTACGCACGATTACCGGGTATGAATTACACGTTTTTAACGCGACGATGGAACATGGCATCCCGAGTTTATGGGTAATTGCGAAAAATACGCGTGCAAATGGAATGAACGTTGTTTGTGCAGGGGGCTCTCATTTAGATCCTATTCGAGCTATAAAAAGTGCAATTCACGAAATAGCAGGCATGTTACTAATAGCAGATGATGAGCTCGAGCAAAAAAGAGAGTACTACGAAAAATGCTTACAAGATCCTTATCTCGTTAATAAAATGGAAGACCATAGTATGCTGTACGGATTAAAAGAAACGGAAGAACGTCTTCATTTCCTTTTACGTGACGATGCTCCGGTGCAATCGTTCCAAGAAATGAATGCATTACAATCGTTTGATATGGATTTGACATCTGATCTTCATCAACTTTTAAATCGTTTGCATCAATCTGGGCTCGAAGTAATCGTTGTAGATCAAACCGTCCCCCTTATAGAGCAGAACGGATTACATTGTGTAAAAGTCATGATCCCAGGCATGCTACCGATGACGTTCGGTCACCATCTCACTCGTGTTACCGGACTGGATAGAGTGTACACTGTACCGATGACACTTGGATATAGGGCTGAGCCTTTAACAAACGAACAATTAAATCCACATCCTCATCCATTTCCATAG
- a CDS encoding putative thiazole-containing bacteriocin maturation protein, with protein sequence MNNLPAHAKLKANKDTFFLPDSNGGVYFRNNASSFRMDGDGIYNWIEKLMPMFNGDHSLAEITDGLPLPYQHRVFEIGEILYENGFVRDVSQDAPHELNSALLDRYASQIEFLEADSHSGALKFQTYRAANVLILGSGDMLTSLVSSLLESGLPTFHYLVTDYMETNYDRIHELVERAYEVDDNVLVQEIDTTIDRPLHEVFEPFDWILYVSQNGDIEGLRTVHTICKEVGKNFIPAICLSTFGLAGPVVTADREECWESAWHRLHETTLQNENASAPFSPITGAMLANIIVFELFKHVADDSYREKEPQFFLLNCETLEGTWHPFIKHPLATDESFTIDTIENLTEKLAQRSNQHTSTELFRFFDSLTSKEAGIFHVWDEQNSYQLPLSQCNIQVATPLSDGPASLLPLMTCAGLTHNEARREAGLTGIETYVAEIIHRLIPEHNDIGIGAGETMTEGVYRALQQHLNNKLYERQSHMLEEITTIDLAEIHDTHCKFYYDALSTIHEAPKIAMSEEILSFPVVWVGVNDRWYGASSINMTLALRNALQLSLLHIQNEETPYRATVLPESSIILYDTDSFRIEIQADEEIPDVQSLQLALQHLGEHNFYPFVFDLAIESFLKENLDGVYGVLIAKEDGL encoded by the coding sequence ATGAATAACCTTCCAGCTCATGCAAAGCTTAAAGCAAATAAGGATACTTTCTTCCTTCCCGACTCAAACGGGGGTGTCTATTTTCGAAATAACGCCAGTTCATTCCGCATGGACGGTGATGGAATTTATAACTGGATTGAAAAATTAATGCCTATGTTTAATGGTGATCATTCTTTAGCAGAAATAACCGATGGTCTTCCTCTCCCCTATCAACATCGTGTATTTGAAATTGGAGAGATTTTATATGAAAATGGTTTTGTTCGTGATGTAAGTCAAGATGCACCTCATGAATTAAACAGTGCATTACTCGATAGGTATGCTTCGCAAATTGAATTTCTAGAAGCTGATTCTCATTCAGGTGCTTTAAAATTCCAGACGTACCGCGCAGCAAATGTCCTTATACTTGGTTCTGGGGATATGCTTACTTCCTTAGTTTCTTCTTTACTAGAATCCGGATTACCTACATTTCATTACCTTGTCACAGATTATATGGAAACAAATTACGACCGAATTCATGAACTAGTAGAACGTGCATATGAAGTTGATGACAATGTACTTGTTCAAGAAATAGATACTACAATTGACCGCCCCCTGCATGAAGTGTTCGAACCCTTTGACTGGATTTTATACGTTTCTCAAAATGGAGACATTGAAGGCTTAAGAACAGTTCACACGATTTGCAAGGAAGTAGGAAAGAACTTCATACCCGCCATTTGTTTATCAACATTCGGTTTGGCTGGTCCTGTCGTAACAGCTGATCGTGAAGAATGCTGGGAATCAGCTTGGCATCGGCTACATGAAACTACTTTGCAAAATGAAAATGCATCAGCTCCTTTTTCACCAATTACTGGCGCAATGTTAGCAAATATAATTGTTTTTGAATTATTTAAACACGTCGCTGATGATTCATATCGAGAAAAAGAGCCACAATTCTTTTTATTAAACTGTGAAACACTCGAAGGGACATGGCATCCTTTTATAAAACATCCTCTCGCAACTGATGAAAGTTTTACAATTGATACAATAGAAAATCTTACCGAAAAACTTGCGCAGCGGTCCAACCAACATACTTCAACTGAATTGTTCCGTTTTTTCGACTCATTAACTTCTAAAGAAGCTGGTATATTCCATGTGTGGGATGAACAAAATTCATATCAACTACCGTTATCACAATGCAATATTCAAGTAGCTACACCACTATCCGATGGTCCCGCTTCCCTCCTGCCTCTTATGACTTGCGCTGGTTTGACTCATAATGAAGCTCGCCGTGAAGCTGGTTTAACAGGAATTGAAACATATGTAGCTGAAATCATTCATCGCCTTATTCCTGAACATAACGATATCGGTATTGGTGCTGGGGAAACGATGACAGAAGGTGTATACCGGGCACTACAACAACATTTAAACAATAAACTATATGAGCGGCAATCACATATGCTAGAAGAAATTACAACGATCGACCTAGCTGAAATTCATGATACACATTGTAAGTTTTATTACGATGCTCTCTCTACAATTCATGAAGCACCTAAAATAGCAATGAGTGAAGAGATTCTTAGTTTTCCAGTCGTTTGGGTCGGTGTAAATGATAGATGGTATGGCGCATCCAGTATTAATATGACGTTAGCGTTACGTAACGCACTACAACTATCTCTTCTTCACATTCAAAATGAAGAAACTCCATACAGAGCTACTGTTTTGCCTGAATCATCTATTATTTTATATGACACTGATTCTTTTCGAATAGAAATACAAGCGGACGAAGAAATTCCAGATGTGCAATCTTTACAGCTTGCCTTGCAGCATTTAGGAGAACATAATTTTTATCCATTCGTGTTTGATTTAGCGATTGAATCATTTTTGAAAGAAAATTTAGATGGTGTGTACGGGGTATTAATTGCAAAGGAGGACGGTCTATGA
- a CDS encoding DUF3908 family protein yields the protein MAINMKTIEEWIAESNARQEEDFGHVVEEMKEVCVGLDNATLIYTKNVFCFGKKVEVLFFFQDHVVIGQEKDEYVEIEKLKYDAITNSNLKTNDKNTTLELKFANGQTINLDSLNDNYGTKNWLFARQIKSIFKVI from the coding sequence ATGGCAATTAACATGAAAACAATCGAGGAATGGATTGCGGAATCAAACGCAAGACAGGAAGAAGATTTTGGACACGTTGTTGAAGAGATGAAAGAAGTATGTGTCGGACTTGATAATGCGACATTAATTTATACGAAAAATGTATTTTGCTTCGGTAAGAAAGTAGAAGTATTGTTTTTCTTCCAAGACCATGTCGTTATCGGACAAGAAAAAGACGAATATGTTGAGATTGAAAAATTAAAGTATGATGCCATTACAAATAGTAATTTAAAAACAAATGACAAAAATACAACGTTAGAATTAAAGTTTGCTAACGGACAAACTATCAATTTAGATAGTTTAAATGATAACTATGGTACGAAAAATTGGTTATTTGCAAGACAAATTAAGAGTATCTTTAAAGTAATCTAG